The Phycisphaerae bacterium DNA window TCGCGAACTCGACGTCCGGGTCCCGCACGATCGGACAGAACACCGGCCCGCGAAAAACCTCCCGCCGATTAACCGTCAGGCGAAACTCCGGCCACTCCTTGCGAGACAGGTTCTCGCCAAGCCAGTTGCGATGCGGATGATAGTTCGACTCCGGCCGAAACGGGCTGATCAGGTTACCCTCCCCGGGCACCACAAGCTGCGGCGTGGCGAATCGTACCAAACCGCGGAACCGGTATCCGCCCACTCGCACCAGGATACTCGCGATCTTCTCGATCCCGGTCAGGCGCTTGCTCAAGGTCGTCCACCCGCGCGTCCCGGACGCAACGTCGAGGGCCACCACGCGGTCGGGCTTCTCGTACACGTCATCGCCGTGCCGGCCGCCCTTGTGGTGATAGATCTCCAACGCCGCCCGCGCCCACCCGCCTTCGTCGATTCGGAGCCCCTCGGGACGAACCTGGACCGAAAACTCCAGCGACTTGCAGCGTCTGGGTATCTCGTTGCTGGGAATCCGAAAAAACGCATTGCGCTCGAACGGCTCGCCGCGCCCTTCCAACACCAGGCTGTATTCCTCGCCGCACATCGCGTCGCGGCGCAAGGCGTCCTCGATCGACCGGTACCAGATCAGCGGCTGCTCCGGTTCGCACCGCTCCCGCCACGCCAGACCCGCCTCGCCCACGATCCGCAGGGCGAAACGGCGTGGAAGCCCTTCGCCGGACCGCCGGTCATGCCGATACGCAATGGCAACCGATTCGCCGGGACTCAACACCAGATCGCCGTCCGCATCGGTCGGACGCGTGGCGACAGGGATTACCAGCCGCTGACGCGTGGTAGCTTGCATCGCTCATTCTCCGGTAGTGAATGCACTGTTTTGGCGGTAGTGTGTCCGCGTCCGCTCCGAGTTTCAACCGAAATGCGACGCCAAACGCAAAAGCCCGCCGCCAAACGGCGACGGGCTTTGGATGATGAATGATCGTCAGATGCCCGGTTACTTGAGGAACAGCTCAATCACCGGTACGGTCACGTTGGGCTTCTTGACCGGCAGATGGAGCGTCACCGTCTTCCGGTCGATGCTCTCGATCGCCGTCTGGTGCGGCGGCGGCTCCGCCATCTTGACCTCCGACGCGTCGTGCAAAAGCTGGGCGTACTCGATCTTCCCCGCCAGACCGTCCAGGTGGAGCTGGATGAACGGCCACGCGAATACGTGGCAGTACAGACGCTTGGTGTCCGGGTTGTACGTCAGCCGGCAATCCGTCGGGGCCGCAAAACCCTTCGGCGCCGCCGTGCAGCCGTAAATGCTCCGGCTGTGCCGCTTCATCCACTCGCCCATCCCGCGCAGGCGGTCCAACGCCCGCTCGTCAAACTCCCCGCGCCCCGTCGGCCCGACGTTCAGCAGCAGGTTGCCGCCCTTGCTCACCGTATCCACCAGCATCTGAACCAACTGGTCGATGCTCTTCCACGACTCCTCGTCCCGGTGATACCCCCACGACCCGGAGAACGTCTGGCACGCCTCCCACACCACCGGCTGACCGTCCACCGTCACCCACTCCCGCGGCTGGAACTGCTCG harbors:
- a CDS encoding alpha-L-fucosidase, which translates into the protein EYGKIDVLWFDFSYPSRPGYIGKGRQDWGSEKLYKMVRELQPQVILDDRLDLADGWDIKTPEQFQPREWVTVDGQPVVWEACQTFSGSWGYHRDEESWKSIDQLVQMLVDTVSKGGNLLLNVGPTGRGEFDERALDRLRGMGEWMKRHSRSIYGCTAAPKGFAAPTDCRLTYNPDTKRLYCHVFAWPFIQLHLDGLAGKIEYAQLLHDASEVKMAEPPPHQTAIESIDRKTVTLHLPVKKPNVTVPVIELFLK